The following coding sequences lie in one Rothia sp. SD9660Na genomic window:
- the thrB gene encoding homoserine kinase: MSLPMIDGSDEPFVQPDVIPVGGRVTVKVPASSANLGPGYDSLGLALAHYDDLTVTRVPGAGELTFDLTGEGADEVPQDASHLVIKAMVTAWKAVGLFELPSLHVQAHNRIPHSRGMGSSASAIVAGVTAANGLLPAELQLDDEAVLQICSGMEGHPDNVAPSLYGHVVISYGDDSGWHSLPVPAHQNVLPVIAIPDYEVPTKVARGLIPETVPHREAAANSGRAALLTQALASYPDYLLPATSDLLHQSYRAVAMKPSAALVKYLRGKGFAAVISGAGPTVMTLANGADERARVREAIEAFATESEPNQHENRAVSWRVLDIDIDTKGVMLTYEETV, translated from the coding sequence ATGTCACTTCCCATGATCGACGGCTCAGACGAGCCCTTCGTCCAGCCCGATGTAATCCCCGTTGGCGGGCGCGTGACCGTCAAGGTCCCGGCCTCTTCAGCCAATCTTGGCCCTGGCTATGACTCTCTCGGTCTGGCCCTGGCCCACTATGATGACCTGACGGTCACCCGCGTGCCCGGGGCGGGGGAGTTGACCTTCGATCTCACCGGTGAGGGGGCTGACGAGGTTCCGCAGGACGCCAGCCACCTGGTTATCAAGGCCATGGTGACTGCCTGGAAGGCTGTGGGGCTTTTTGAGCTTCCCTCCCTGCACGTTCAGGCCCATAACCGCATCCCGCATTCTCGCGGTATGGGGTCGTCCGCTTCGGCCATCGTGGCCGGTGTGACCGCAGCGAACGGCCTGCTCCCCGCTGAGCTCCAGCTTGATGACGAGGCCGTACTACAGATTTGTTCGGGTATGGAAGGCCACCCCGATAACGTGGCCCCCTCCCTCTACGGCCACGTGGTGATTTCCTACGGGGACGACTCGGGCTGGCACTCCCTACCCGTACCGGCCCACCAAAATGTATTGCCGGTCATCGCAATCCCCGACTACGAGGTGCCGACCAAGGTGGCCCGCGGTCTCATCCCCGAGACCGTTCCCCATCGGGAGGCTGCCGCCAACTCTGGTCGTGCGGCCCTGCTGACCCAGGCGCTGGCGTCCTACCCCGACTACCTGCTGCCCGCAACCAGCGACCTACTGCACCAGTCCTACCGCGCCGTTGCCATGAAGCCCTCAGCGGCCCTGGTTAAGTACCTGCGCGGCAAGGGCTTTGCCGCGGTGATCTCGGGGGCAGGCCCCACCGTCATGACCCTGGCCAACGGGGCGGACGAACGCGCCCGAGTACGCGAGGCCATTGAGGCCTTCGCCACCGAGAGCGAGCCTAATCAGCACGAAAACCGGGCTGTAAGCTGGCGGGTGCTCGATATCGACATCGACACTAAAGGTGTTATGCTTACTTATGAGGAAACCGTCTAG